In Chryseobacterium oranimense, a single window of DNA contains:
- the rplV gene encoding 50S ribosomal protein L22, translated as MGSRKQDSSIARKEANKDVVKASLNDCPSSPRKMRLVADIIRGEQVDKALYILKYSKKEASNKLEKLLLSAMANWQVKNEGADIEEANLIIKEIFVDSARQLKRLRPAPQGRGYRIRKRSNHVTLILGNKEN; from the coding sequence ATGGGATCAAGAAAACAAGATAGTTCAATCGCAAGAAAAGAAGCTAACAAAGACGTTGTAAAAGCTTCATTAAATGACTGCCCATCATCTCCGAGAAAAATGAGATTAGTTGCTGATATCATTAGAGGAGAGCAGGTAGATAAAGCTCTTTATATCCTAAAATATTCTAAAAAAGAAGCCTCTAACAAATTAGAGAAATTACTTCTTTCTGCTATGGCAAACTGGCAGGTGAAAAATGAGGGTGCTGATATTGAAGAAGCAAACCTTATCATTAAAGAAATCTTCGTGGATAGTGCAAGACAATTGAAGAGACTAAGACCAGCTCCGCAAGGTAGAGGGTATAGAATCAGAAAAAGATCTAA
- the rpsS gene encoding 30S ribosomal protein S19 — translation MARSLKKGPFIHHTLDKKVQANIESGKKTVIKTWSRASMISPDFVGQTIAVHNGKSFIPVYVTENMVGHKLGEFSPTRSFRGHGGNKNKGSR, via the coding sequence ATGGCAAGATCACTTAAAAAAGGACCGTTCATTCATCATACTTTAGATAAGAAGGTTCAGGCAAATATAGAGTCTGGTAAGAAGACAGTTATCAAAACTTGGTCTAGAGCATCGATGATCTCTCCGGACTTCGTAGGACAAACTATTGCTGTACACAACGGGAAATCTTTTATCCCTGTATATGTTACAGAAAACATGGTAGGTCACAAGTTAGGCGAATTTTCTCCAACAAGATCTTTCAGAGGTCATGGTGGTAACAAAAACAAAGGAAGCAGATAA
- the rplB gene encoding 50S ribosomal protein L2, with protein sequence MSVRKLKPITPGQRFRIVNNFEEITTNKPEKSLTVGIKKSGGRNQTGKMTMRYTGGGHKKKYRIIDFKRNKHDVEATVKTVEYDPNRTAFIALLEYADGEKRYIIAPNGIKVDQKVVSGESVEPNVGNAMKLKNIPLGTVISCVEMKPGQGAILARSAGSSAQLTSRDGKYAIIKLPSGESRMILTECYAMIGSVSNSDHQLTVSGKAGRSRWLGRRPRTRAVVMNPVDHPMGGGEGRSSGGHPRSRNGMPSKGYKTRKKNKVSNRYIVSKRK encoded by the coding sequence ATGTCTGTTAGAAAATTAAAACCTATCACCCCAGGACAGAGATTCAGAATTGTAAACAATTTTGAGGAAATTACTACCAACAAACCAGAGAAATCTCTTACAGTTGGTATTAAAAAGTCAGGTGGACGTAACCAAACTGGTAAAATGACCATGCGTTACACCGGAGGTGGACACAAAAAGAAATACAGAATTATCGACTTCAAAAGAAACAAGCATGACGTTGAAGCTACCGTTAAAACTGTAGAATACGATCCAAACAGAACTGCATTTATCGCTTTATTAGAGTATGCTGACGGAGAGAAGAGATACATCATCGCTCCAAATGGTATCAAAGTAGATCAGAAAGTAGTTTCAGGAGAAAGCGTTGAACCAAACGTAGGTAACGCAATGAAATTGAAAAACATTCCATTGGGTACTGTAATCTCTTGTGTTGAGATGAAACCTGGACAAGGTGCTATTTTAGCAAGAAGTGCTGGTTCCTCAGCTCAATTAACTTCAAGAGACGGGAAATACGCAATCATCAAATTGCCTTCAGGAGAATCAAGAATGATCCTTACTGAATGTTATGCAATGATTGGATCAGTTTCTAACTCTGACCACCAGTTAACTGTATCAGGTAAGGCTGGTAGAAGCAGATGGTTAGGTAGAAGACCAAGAACAAGAGCCGTTGTAATGAACCCTGTAGATCACCCAATGGGAGGTGGTGAAGGACGTTCTTCAGGAGGTCACCCAAGATCTAGAAACGGTATGCCGTCTAAAGGTTACAAAACTAGAAAGAAAAACAAAGTGTCTAACCGTTACATCGTATCTAAAAGAAAATAA
- the rplW gene encoding 50S ribosomal protein L23, producing MSLIIKPVISEKANYLTDLRGSYSFLVDPKANKIQIKKAVEAAYGVKVADVNTMIYAPKVSSKYTKKGLQVGKTNKLKKAVIKLAEGEVIDIFAVN from the coding sequence ATGTCACTTATTATTAAACCAGTTATCTCAGAAAAGGCTAATTACCTTACGGATTTAAGAGGTTCTTATTCTTTCTTAGTTGATCCTAAGGCTAATAAGATCCAGATTAAAAAAGCTGTTGAAGCAGCTTACGGTGTAAAAGTAGCAGACGTTAACACAATGATTTATGCTCCGAAGGTTTCTTCGAAATACACTAAAAAAGGTCTTCAAGTAGGAAAGACAAACAAATTGAAAAAAGCGGTAATCAAACTTGCTGAAGGTGAGGTTATCGATATTTTTGCTGTAAATTAA
- the rplD gene encoding 50S ribosomal protein L4, with translation MELVVLNTSGKETGRKVTLDETVFGIEPNQHAVYLEVKQYLAAQRQGTHKAKERSEITASTKKLKKQKGSGSARYGDIKSPTFRGGGRVFGPKPRDYRFKLNKALKRLAKKSVLSQKMRDNSIRVMEDMSLNAPKTKDFIAILNALALNDKKSLFVLPEANKNVYLSSRNLPKTKVMNFNEISSYDLINAGEIVFLEGAVEKFQENLKK, from the coding sequence ATGGAACTAGTAGTATTAAATACATCAGGAAAAGAGACCGGAAGAAAAGTAACTCTAGACGAAACAGTATTCGGAATTGAGCCAAATCAGCACGCGGTTTACTTAGAAGTTAAACAGTACCTTGCTGCACAAAGACAAGGGACTCATAAAGCAAAAGAAAGAAGCGAAATTACTGCTTCTACTAAAAAGCTTAAGAAGCAAAAAGGATCTGGTTCTGCTAGATATGGTGATATCAAATCTCCAACTTTCAGAGGTGGAGGTAGAGTATTCGGACCAAAACCAAGAGACTACAGATTCAAATTGAACAAAGCTCTTAAGAGATTGGCAAAAAAATCTGTTCTTTCTCAGAAAATGAGAGACAACAGCATCAGAGTAATGGAAGATATGAGCTTAAACGCTCCTAAAACTAAAGATTTTATCGCTATCCTAAATGCTTTGGCATTGAATGATAAGAAGTCTTTATTCGTTCTTCCTGAAGCTAACAAGAATGTGTATTTATCTTCAAGAAACTTACCTAAGACTAAAGTAATGAACTTCAACGAAATCAGTTCATACGACTTAATCAATGCAGGTGAGATTGTATTCTTAGAAGGTGCAGTTGAAAAATTCCAGGAAAATTTAAAGAAATAA
- the rplC gene encoding 50S ribosomal protein L3, producing the protein MSGIIGKKIGMTSLFNEEGKNIPCTVIQAGPCSVLQVRTIEKDGYKSVQLGFDDKSEKNVGKALAGHFKKAGSAPKAKLVEFYREFVDEVKVGEEVKVDLFAEGEYVDVTGTSKGKGFQGVVKRHGFGGVMQATHGQHNRLRAPGSIGAGSDPSRVFKGMRMAGRMGGKQVTVQNLQVLKVDQEQNLLVVKGAVPGAKNSYVIIRKWN; encoded by the coding sequence ATGTCAGGTATTATTGGTAAAAAAATCGGTATGACGTCTTTGTTTAACGAAGAAGGAAAAAACATTCCTTGTACAGTTATTCAGGCTGGTCCATGCTCGGTTTTACAGGTCAGAACCATAGAAAAGGACGGCTACAAGTCAGTTCAGTTAGGTTTCGATGACAAGAGTGAAAAGAACGTAGGTAAAGCGTTAGCTGGCCATTTCAAAAAGGCTGGTTCTGCTCCAAAAGCTAAGTTGGTAGAATTCTACAGAGAATTCGTAGACGAGGTGAAAGTAGGAGAAGAAGTAAAAGTTGATCTATTCGCTGAAGGTGAATATGTTGACGTAACAGGAACTTCAAAAGGTAAAGGTTTCCAGGGTGTTGTTAAAAGACATGGCTTTGGAGGTGTAATGCAAGCTACTCATGGTCAGCACAACAGGCTTAGAGCTCCAGGTTCTATCGGTGCTGGATCGGATCCTTCAAGAGTATTCAAAGGAATGAGAATGGCGGGTAGAATGGGAGGTAAGCAGGTAACTGTACAAAACCTTCAAGTATTAAAAGTGGATCAAGAACAAAATCTTTTAGTAGTAAAAGGTGCTGTTCCGGGAGCTAAAAATTCTTATGTAATTATCAGAAAATGGAACTAG
- a CDS encoding LysR family transcriptional regulator: MEIKFLKLIKTIAEEGSIAGSSEKLFLTQSALSHQLKDLEIQLGFKVFYRTRNKWELTEEGNVLYKTACTVMDSIGNGLNTIQQIRAGAAGTIKISTECYSFYQGLPLFIQKMKVLYPEIEVDLVLEATHKPVLKVISNEIDIAVVTSKPSGNKELVSIEIFEDEIFAVLHQENLLNDSEYLTADDFLDVHLIIHSFPLKTVSVYEEFLDPKGIVPAKISAVPLTEVTLEMVKANIGITCMPKWALKSFKLSDELKFKKIGSKGLKRKHYLVVRKSDIGKKYINDFLLNFKEYFQNFG; this comes from the coding sequence ATGGAAATCAAGTTTTTAAAGCTTATTAAAACAATTGCGGAAGAGGGGAGTATTGCCGGTTCTTCTGAAAAACTTTTTTTGACACAGTCTGCATTAAGTCATCAGCTTAAGGATCTGGAAATCCAGCTTGGTTTTAAGGTGTTTTACAGAACACGGAACAAATGGGAATTAACTGAAGAGGGAAATGTACTTTACAAAACTGCCTGTACGGTAATGGATAGTATTGGCAACGGTCTAAATACTATTCAGCAGATAAGGGCTGGAGCAGCAGGTACAATCAAAATCAGTACGGAATGTTATTCATTCTATCAGGGATTGCCATTATTTATTCAAAAAATGAAAGTATTATATCCTGAAATTGAGGTGGATCTGGTATTGGAGGCTACTCATAAGCCTGTTTTAAAAGTAATATCCAATGAAATTGACATTGCAGTCGTTACTTCAAAGCCTTCCGGCAATAAAGAATTGGTAAGCATTGAGATTTTTGAGGATGAAATTTTTGCTGTCCTTCATCAGGAGAATCTTCTGAATGATTCGGAATACCTGACTGCCGATGATTTTCTGGATGTTCATTTAATTATTCATTCTTTTCCGCTAAAAACAGTTTCCGTTTATGAGGAATTTCTGGATCCAAAGGGAATAGTTCCGGCGAAAATTTCTGCGGTTCCCTTAACGGAAGTTACTTTGGAAATGGTAAAAGCTAACATAGGCATTACCTGTATGCCAAAATGGGCATTAAAGTCATTTAAGCTATCTGATGAATTGAAGTTTAAAAAAATCGGAAGTAAGGGCTTGAAAAGAAAGCATTACCTGGTAGTAAGAAAATCAGATATTGGAAAAAAATATATTAATGATTTTCTTTTGAACTTCAAAGAGTATTTTCAAAATTTCGGATAG
- a CDS encoding rhodanese-like domain-containing protein: MQEQIEFYQRKLMYEMDPSDLYDAFQNSTDYIAVDTRRSNGYSKEHIPSAINLPHREMTEENTQHLDKSKIYVCYCDGIGCNASTKGALKMTQLGFKVLELMGGIEWWKFDGYATEGTNPTNGSTFVCAC; the protein is encoded by the coding sequence ATGCAAGAACAAATTGAATTCTACCAGAGAAAATTAATGTATGAAATGGACCCCTCAGACTTATATGATGCATTTCAAAACAGTACAGATTATATAGCAGTAGATACCAGAAGGTCAAATGGCTATAGCAAAGAACACATTCCATCTGCAATCAATCTTCCTCATCGGGAAATGACAGAAGAGAATACCCAGCATCTTGACAAATCAAAAATATACGTCTGCTATTGTGATGGAATTGGCTGTAATGCTTCTACAAAAGGAGCTTTAAAAATGACTCAATTAGGATTTAAAGTCCTTGAATTAATGGGAGGAATTGAATGGTGGAAGTTCGATGGCTATGCTACAGAAGGAACTAATCCTACAAATGGTTCCACATTCGTATGTGCCTGTTAA
- a CDS encoding GNAT family N-acetyltransferase has product MKIRFAEEKDLSSIIELCKTHALYERSSFKEENKKELLSKYILDPDSNIQCLIAESGTEIIGYATFFKQFSTWDASYYMYVDCLFLKEHARGNGTGKQIMELIRACSKEEGCSIIQWQTPSFNTRAIKFYALLGAESKNKERFFWNV; this is encoded by the coding sequence ATGAAAATAAGATTTGCTGAGGAAAAAGACCTGAGCTCCATTATTGAATTGTGTAAAACCCATGCCCTGTATGAAAGAAGCTCTTTTAAGGAAGAAAACAAAAAGGAACTGCTTTCTAAATATATCCTCGATCCGGATTCAAATATACAATGTCTGATCGCCGAATCCGGCACTGAAATAATAGGATATGCAACCTTTTTCAAGCAGTTTTCAACCTGGGATGCCAGCTATTATATGTATGTTGACTGCTTATTCCTAAAAGAGCATGCAAGAGGAAACGGAACAGGGAAGCAAATAATGGAATTAATAAGAGCCTGCTCAAAAGAAGAAGGCTGCTCCATAATCCAATGGCAAACTCCGAGCTTCAATACAAGGGCCATTAAATTCTACGCACTGCTTGGAGCAGAAAGCAAAAACAAAGAAAGATTTTTCTGGAACGTATAA
- a CDS encoding DeoR/GlpR family DNA-binding transcription regulator, whose protein sequence is MEKLIPRHNDILKELDEKGHVLVQDLCEKFNVSSVTVRKDLNYLESLGLLFRNHGGASKHVRYAYERNVDEKENINVEAKQNIAKSALELIQENDCIILASGTTMHYLARMLVNFGPLTVLTSSLRVAIELCNNPNINIIQLGGEVRKSSTSIVGSISEGILKQFSCNKLFLGVDGIDIEFGISTSNAAEAHLNQLMIECSEKVVILADSSKLNKKGFGKIASLDKVDYLITDNGIGEEDQSALEERGVTVIVK, encoded by the coding sequence ATGGAAAAGTTAATACCAAGGCATAATGATATATTAAAAGAGCTGGATGAAAAGGGACATGTTCTTGTGCAGGATCTGTGCGAGAAATTCAATGTTTCGTCAGTTACGGTCCGAAAGGATCTGAATTATCTCGAAAGCCTGGGACTGCTTTTCCGTAATCACGGAGGTGCGAGCAAGCATGTAAGATACGCCTATGAAAGAAACGTGGACGAAAAAGAAAACATTAACGTAGAAGCGAAACAGAATATAGCAAAAAGTGCTCTGGAGCTTATCCAGGAGAATGACTGTATTATTCTCGCTTCCGGAACAACGATGCATTATCTTGCCAGAATGCTGGTAAACTTTGGCCCGCTTACGGTTCTGACTTCTTCTTTAAGAGTGGCTATAGAGCTGTGCAATAATCCTAATATTAATATCATACAGTTAGGAGGTGAAGTCCGAAAGAGCTCAACGTCTATTGTAGGTTCCATTTCTGAGGGGATCCTCAAGCAGTTTTCGTGCAATAAGCTTTTCCTGGGTGTGGATGGGATTGATATTGAATTCGGGATCAGTACTTCCAATGCTGCAGAGGCTCATCTGAATCAGCTTATGATAGAATGTTCTGAAAAGGTGGTCATTCTTGCTGATTCTTCAAAACTGAATAAAAAAGGCTTTGGAAAGATCGCTTCTCTGGATAAAGTAGATTATCTGATTACGGATAACGGGATTGGGGAGGAAGATCAATCTGCGTTGGAAGAAAGGGGAGTTACGGTCATTGTAAAATAG
- a CDS encoding glycerol-3-phosphate dehydrogenase/oxidase gives MKRNEEISKLTNIQEWDFIVIGGGASGLGSALDATSRGFKTLLLESHDFAKATSSRSTKLVHGGVRYLAQGDVGLVKEALKERGLLAQNAAHVVKNQSFIIPNYTWWGGIYYKIGLSVYDFLAGKLSLGKTKYISKAKTVEKLPTIEQHNLASGVVYQDGQFDDARLAINLTQTLIEKGGSAVNYMKVTGLLKNDSGKINGVKAEDQFSGQQYELRAKAVINATGVFTNDILNMNNPKHGKFVVPSQGIHLVLDKSFLKSDDAIMIPKTSDGRVLFVVPWHDRALVGTTDTLLENPSFEPHALESEISFVLNTARQYLAKKPTREDVKSMFAGLRPLAAPKEGGKSTKEVSRSHKVIASDTGLVSIIGGKWTTYRKMAEDTIDKAVEILHLNGGPSQTENLSIHGNMKAELVDRTSHLYVYGSDIPAIKSLQSSDPQYSQKIHPDHAFTIAEAVWAIRHEMAETIEDILARRVRLLFLDARAAIDSAHTIAQLIAKEKGHSQEWASAQEKEFIELAKGYLLTPYTPKTITHN, from the coding sequence ATGAAACGAAACGAAGAAATAAGTAAATTAACAAACATTCAGGAATGGGACTTCATCGTGATTGGTGGTGGCGCCAGCGGTTTAGGATCAGCCTTGGATGCAACCAGCAGAGGATTCAAAACCCTTCTTCTGGAATCACACGATTTCGCAAAAGCAACATCCAGCCGAAGCACCAAACTGGTACACGGCGGTGTAAGATACCTTGCCCAGGGAGATGTAGGCCTTGTAAAAGAGGCATTGAAAGAAAGAGGGCTTCTTGCTCAAAATGCAGCCCATGTAGTGAAAAACCAGTCATTCATTATCCCCAACTATACATGGTGGGGAGGAATCTACTATAAAATAGGACTCTCTGTTTATGATTTCCTTGCAGGAAAACTAAGCCTTGGTAAAACAAAATACATCAGTAAGGCTAAAACCGTTGAAAAGCTTCCGACCATTGAACAGCATAATCTCGCAAGCGGTGTGGTATATCAGGACGGGCAGTTCGACGATGCACGGTTAGCCATTAATTTAACCCAGACTCTTATAGAAAAAGGAGGCAGTGCTGTTAATTACATGAAAGTAACCGGACTCCTGAAAAATGATTCCGGAAAAATAAACGGGGTAAAAGCAGAAGACCAGTTCTCCGGCCAGCAGTATGAGCTGCGCGCAAAAGCTGTGATCAATGCAACAGGTGTATTCACCAATGATATTCTGAATATGAATAATCCTAAGCATGGTAAATTTGTTGTCCCAAGTCAGGGCATTCACCTGGTTTTAGATAAATCTTTCCTTAAAAGTGATGATGCCATTATGATTCCGAAAACTTCTGACGGCAGGGTTCTTTTTGTCGTTCCGTGGCATGACAGGGCATTAGTAGGAACAACAGACACCCTTTTGGAAAACCCAAGCTTTGAACCACATGCTTTGGAATCCGAAATCAGTTTCGTTTTAAATACAGCCAGACAGTATTTAGCTAAAAAGCCAACACGAGAAGATGTAAAATCTATGTTTGCAGGCCTAAGGCCGCTTGCCGCTCCAAAAGAAGGAGGTAAAAGCACCAAGGAAGTTTCCCGAAGCCACAAGGTCATTGCTTCCGATACCGGATTAGTTTCCATCATTGGAGGAAAATGGACTACTTATCGTAAAATGGCAGAGGACACCATTGATAAGGCGGTAGAAATTCTTCATTTAAACGGGGGACCTTCTCAAACGGAAAACCTTTCCATTCACGGTAACATGAAAGCTGAGCTTGTAGACCGCACCAGCCATCTTTACGTGTATGGATCAGATATTCCGGCTATAAAATCATTGCAGAGCAGTGATCCTCAATATTCCCAAAAGATCCATCCGGACCATGCCTTTACTATTGCAGAAGCAGTCTGGGCTATAAGACATGAGATGGCAGAAACTATAGAAGATATTCTCGCCCGAAGAGTACGCCTGTTATTCTTAGATGCAAGAGCTGCGATTGACAGTGCACACACCATCGCACAACTCATCGCCAAAGAAAAAGGACATTCTCAGGAATGGGCCAGTGCCCAGGAAAAAGAATTTATTGAACTGGCAAAAGGATATTTGCTAACACCTTACACTCCCAAAACTATTACTCATAACTAA
- the glpK gene encoding glycerol kinase GlpK: MKEKLILALDQGTTSSRAILFNHSGAIEYISQRNFEQIFPTPGWVEHDPNEIWSSQISVAAEIIAKAGISGLEVAAIGITNQRETTVVWDRETGEPIYNAIVWQDRRTAKYCDELKEQGHAEKIKEKTGLVLDAYFSATKLKWILDNVEGAREKAAEGKICFGTVDTWLVWKLTRGKMFITDVSNASRTMLLNIHTLEWDQDLLDLFDIPRSVLPEVKQSSEIYGETATTLFSTKIPIAGIAGDQQAALFGQMCITPGMVKNTYGTGCFLLMNTGKEAVSSKNNLLTTVAWKINGEVNYALEGSVFVGGAAIQWLRDGLKLIHSSEEVNDLAASVEDNGGVYFVPALTGLGAPYWDQYARGTIVGVTRGTTNGHIARATLEGIAFQVYDIVKSMEADSGRPSLELRVDGGASASDLLMQIQSDLFGFKITRPKTLETTALGAAYLAGLAVGYWKDINEIQSQWVVDEDFHPKVDKEKADKMIHFWNKAVKRSQSWIED, encoded by the coding sequence ATGAAGGAAAAACTGATTCTCGCTCTGGACCAGGGGACCACATCCTCCAGAGCCATTTTATTCAACCACAGCGGAGCTATAGAATATATCTCCCAGAGAAATTTTGAACAGATCTTCCCTACTCCCGGGTGGGTAGAGCATGATCCCAACGAAATATGGTCATCCCAGATATCTGTGGCTGCCGAAATTATCGCCAAAGCAGGAATTTCCGGATTGGAAGTAGCCGCTATCGGGATCACCAACCAACGTGAAACAACAGTTGTTTGGGACAGGGAAACCGGAGAGCCTATCTACAATGCCATTGTCTGGCAGGACAGGAGAACCGCAAAATACTGTGATGAATTAAAAGAACAAGGTCACGCTGAAAAAATCAAAGAGAAAACCGGACTTGTCCTTGACGCTTATTTTTCTGCAACCAAGTTAAAATGGATTCTGGACAACGTAGAAGGCGCGAGAGAAAAAGCAGCAGAAGGAAAAATATGTTTCGGAACTGTCGATACATGGCTGGTATGGAAACTTACCCGTGGAAAGATGTTCATCACCGATGTTTCCAATGCCAGCAGAACCATGCTTCTCAACATTCATACCCTTGAATGGGATCAGGATCTTCTGGATTTATTTGACATTCCGAGATCTGTACTTCCTGAAGTAAAACAAAGCAGTGAGATCTACGGAGAAACAGCAACCACTTTATTTTCTACCAAAATTCCAATTGCAGGAATTGCAGGAGATCAGCAGGCTGCTTTATTCGGACAAATGTGTATCACTCCCGGAATGGTAAAAAATACTTACGGAACAGGATGCTTTTTATTAATGAATACAGGAAAAGAAGCTGTTTCTTCTAAAAACAACCTTCTGACTACTGTTGCATGGAAAATTAACGGAGAAGTAAATTATGCACTGGAAGGAAGCGTATTTGTAGGCGGAGCAGCCATACAGTGGCTGAGAGATGGCCTTAAGCTTATCCATTCATCAGAAGAAGTGAATGATCTTGCCGCAAGTGTTGAAGATAACGGAGGCGTTTATTTTGTACCTGCATTAACAGGACTTGGCGCTCCTTACTGGGATCAGTATGCCAGAGGAACTATTGTTGGAGTAACCCGCGGAACCACCAACGGACATATCGCAAGAGCCACTCTGGAAGGAATTGCATTCCAGGTATATGATATTGTAAAATCTATGGAAGCAGATTCCGGAAGACCAAGTCTTGAACTGAGAGTAGACGGAGGTGCCTCTGCAAGTGATCTTCTGATGCAGATACAGTCAGATCTCTTCGGGTTTAAAATCACGAGACCAAAAACACTTGAGACCACAGCTTTAGGAGCAGCTTATCTTGCAGGTTTAGCTGTCGGATACTGGAAAGACATCAACGAGATCCAGTCTCAATGGGTTGTGGATGAGGATTTCCACCCAAAAGTAGACAAAGAAAAAGCAGATAAGATGATCCATTTCTGGAATAAGGCAGTAAAGCGTTCACAAAGCTGGATCGAAGATTAA
- a CDS encoding MIP/aquaporin family protein, producing MTPFTAELIGTMLLILLGNGVVANVVLKDTKGNNSGWIVITTAWALAVFVGVTVAGPASGAHLNPAVTIGLAAAGKFSWDLVPTYIAAQMLGGMLGAFLVWLFNKDHFAITEDEGAKLACFSTGPAIRNTFSNLISEIIGTFVLVFVIFHFSDPSISLNADPTAKVGLGSVGALPVTLLVWAIGLSLGGTTGYAINPARDLAPRIMHAILPVKGSSDWGYAWIPIAGPILGAVIAAVLFGIIH from the coding sequence ATGACCCCATTTACCGCAGAACTTATAGGAACCATGCTTCTTATATTATTAGGCAACGGCGTTGTAGCCAATGTTGTTTTAAAAGATACTAAAGGAAACAACTCAGGATGGATCGTCATTACGACGGCCTGGGCGTTGGCTGTTTTCGTAGGCGTTACCGTGGCAGGCCCGGCAAGTGGGGCCCACCTGAATCCAGCCGTGACCATCGGACTGGCTGCCGCAGGAAAATTTTCATGGGACCTTGTTCCCACTTATATTGCAGCGCAGATGCTTGGCGGAATGCTTGGCGCCTTCCTGGTCTGGCTGTTTAACAAAGACCATTTCGCAATTACAGAGGATGAGGGTGCCAAACTTGCATGTTTCAGTACCGGACCGGCTATCAGGAATACATTTTCAAACCTGATCAGTGAGATCATTGGTACGTTTGTACTCGTGTTTGTGATATTTCACTTCTCAGATCCAAGCATTTCTCTGAATGCTGATCCGACTGCCAAAGTGGGACTAGGTTCTGTGGGAGCGCTTCCGGTTACTCTACTGGTTTGGGCTATCGGTTTATCTCTTGGCGGAACTACGGGCTATGCCATCAACCCTGCAAGAGACCTGGCACCAAGAATCATGCATGCCATACTTCCTGTAAAAGGCAGCAGTGACTGGGGCTATGCCTGGATTCCTATAGCAGGCCCTATTCTTGGCG